Proteins encoded within one genomic window of Panicum virgatum strain AP13 chromosome 1N, P.virgatum_v5, whole genome shotgun sequence:
- the LOC120653362 gene encoding acanthoscurrin-2-like: MSGGGVEIGLSSGGLPLSFLGAGQGSSAGCLGCACFFCSEASGACSVSVDFGRGGSSSLGGSSFGGVVVDTRRHGARPGGRTGCGTGGQRRGVLGAAPVGGARVQRCRQRKGKT, from the coding sequence AtgagcggtggcggcgtcgagATCGGCCTGAGCAGTGGCGGCCTCCCGCTCAGCTTCCTCGGTGCGGGCCAGGGTAGCAGCGCGGGCTGCCTCGGCTGCGCGTGCTTCTTCTGCAGCGAGGCAAGTGGCGCGTGCAGCGTCAGCGTCGACTTCGGGAgaggaggcagcagcagccttGGCGGCAGCAGCTTTGGTGGCGTCGTTGTCGACACCAGAAGACATGGCGCTAGGCCAGGCGGGCGCACAGGGTGCGGCACCGGCGGGCAGCGCAGAGGCGTGCTAGGAGCAGCACCGGTGGGAGGGGCGCGCGTACAACGGTGCCGGCAGCGGAAGGGGAAAACCTag